The following proteins are co-located in the Streptomyces sp. NBC_00435 genome:
- a CDS encoding peptide ABC transporter substrate-binding protein, producing the protein MRGAKSAKWVTGAIVVALAATACGGGGGKAAAGKGEVDPNGIYSVEVGEPEKLLQPADTMESNGSIVMSGLFSQLVDYDADGKIVNVNAESVKSDDSKLWTVKLKPGWTFHDGTKVTAESYVKAWNWAANINNKQGNASWFADIKGFDALHPEAEGAKPTAEALEGLKVIDENTFTIELANAVPYFEYKLGYEVFSPLPESFYKDPAAAGEKPVGNGPYKFKSWEHKKQIELTRYDDYKGENKAKNGGVILKNYATLETAYEDLKSGNVDVLRQIASKDLPVYRADLGDRAVDQAYSAIQTLAVAFYADQWKNPKPVNPKVIQGLSMAIDRATITKTVLQGTRDPATGWVAKGVLGYTPDGSGDVAKFDPAKAKALIAEGGGVPNNEISIQFNSDGGHKEWVEAVCNSITQSTGVKCTGDAKPDFQADLQARKSKQVKSFYRSGWVLDYPVNANFISDLFRTGAGGNQGGFTSPELDAKIAAADTAKTLDESVKAYQAIEKDLVNYMPSIPLWYYKVNAGFSEKVQNVKYAQDGDPILEGVEVKK; encoded by the coding sequence ATGCGCGGTGCCAAGAGCGCCAAGTGGGTAACGGGCGCGATTGTCGTTGCCCTGGCTGCGACCGCTTGCGGTGGCGGCGGCGGCAAGGCGGCGGCCGGCAAGGGTGAAGTCGACCCGAACGGCATCTACTCCGTCGAGGTTGGCGAGCCGGAGAAGCTTCTCCAGCCGGCCGACACGATGGAGTCCAACGGCTCGATCGTCATGTCGGGTCTGTTCTCCCAGCTGGTCGACTACGACGCCGACGGCAAGATCGTCAACGTCAACGCCGAGTCGGTCAAGTCGGACGACAGCAAGCTGTGGACCGTCAAGCTCAAGCCGGGCTGGACCTTCCACGACGGCACCAAGGTGACCGCCGAGTCCTACGTCAAGGCGTGGAACTGGGCCGCGAACATCAACAACAAGCAGGGCAACGCGTCCTGGTTCGCCGACATCAAGGGCTTCGACGCCCTGCACCCCGAGGCCGAGGGCGCCAAGCCCACCGCCGAGGCGCTCGAGGGCCTGAAGGTCATCGACGAGAACACCTTCACCATCGAGCTCGCCAACGCGGTGCCGTACTTCGAGTACAAGCTCGGCTACGAGGTCTTCTCCCCGCTGCCGGAGTCCTTCTACAAGGACCCCGCCGCCGCCGGTGAGAAGCCGGTCGGCAACGGCCCGTACAAGTTCAAGTCGTGGGAGCACAAGAAGCAGATCGAGCTCACGCGCTACGACGACTACAAGGGCGAGAACAAGGCGAAGAACGGCGGCGTGATCCTCAAGAACTACGCCACCCTCGAGACCGCCTACGAAGACCTGAAGTCGGGCAACGTCGACGTCCTGCGCCAGATCGCCTCGAAGGACCTCCCGGTCTACCGTGCCGACCTCGGTGACCGTGCCGTGGACCAGGCCTACTCGGCGATCCAGACGCTGGCCGTCGCGTTCTACGCCGACCAGTGGAAGAACCCGAAGCCGGTCAACCCGAAGGTCATCCAGGGCCTGTCGATGGCGATCGACCGCGCCACCATCACCAAGACCGTGCTCCAGGGCACCCGTGACCCCGCCACCGGCTGGGTCGCCAAGGGTGTCCTCGGCTACACGCCGGACGGCTCGGGTGACGTCGCCAAGTTCGACCCCGCGAAGGCCAAGGCGCTCATCGCCGAGGGCGGCGGCGTCCCGAACAACGAGATCTCCATCCAGTTCAACTCGGACGGCGGTCACAAGGAGTGGGTCGAGGCTGTCTGCAACAGCATCACCCAGTCCACGGGCGTCAAGTGCACCGGTGACGCCAAGCCGGACTTCCAGGCCGACCTCCAGGCCCGTAAGTCCAAGCAGGTCAAGTCGTTCTACCGCTCCGGCTGGGTGCTCGACTACCCGGTGAACGCCAACTTCATCAGCGACCTGTTCCGTACGGGCGCCGGCGGCAACCAGGGTGGCTTCACCAGCCCCGAGCTCGACGCGAAGATCGCCGCGGCGGACACGGCCAAGACCCTCGACGAGTCCGTGAAGGCCTACCAGGCCATCGAGAAGGACCTCGTCAACTACATGCCGTCGATCCCGCTCTGGTACTACAAGGTCAACGCGGGCTTCTCGGAGAAGGTCCAGAACGTGAAGTACGCCCAGGACGGCGACCCGATCCTTGAGGGTGTCGAGGTCAAGAAGTAA
- a CDS encoding ABC transporter permease — protein MGRYVARRLLQMIPVFFGTTLLIFLMVYSLPGDPVAGLFGDKGVDPATLAKLRHEHGLDLPLYQQYWNYISNILFHFDFGQQIRSGREITDVLGDAFPVTGRIALLAFVIELVLGLGLGIAAGLKAGKLVDNLVLILTLLIISVPVFVLGFVIKTVFAFQLGWITPNVSNYPTWDELLAPAVVLGSLSLAYVARLTRTSIAENLRADYVRTAVAKGLPKRRVIGVHLMRNSLIPVATFLGTDIGALMGGAVVTERIFNVKGVGGLIYDSLARREGATLVGVVTILVVVYLLASLLVDLLYAVLDPRIRYA, from the coding sequence ATGGGGCGCTATGTCGCACGACGACTGCTCCAGATGATCCCGGTCTTCTTCGGGACGACCCTGCTCATCTTCTTGATGGTCTACAGCCTGCCCGGCGACCCCGTGGCCGGACTCTTCGGAGACAAGGGCGTAGACCCCGCCACGTTGGCGAAGCTCAGGCACGAACACGGCCTGGACCTGCCGCTGTACCAGCAGTACTGGAACTACATATCGAACATCCTGTTCCACTTCGACTTCGGCCAGCAGATCCGCAGCGGCCGTGAGATCACCGATGTTCTCGGCGACGCGTTCCCGGTCACGGGCCGCATCGCCCTGCTCGCGTTCGTCATCGAGCTGGTGCTCGGCCTCGGCCTCGGCATCGCCGCCGGCCTCAAGGCGGGCAAGCTCGTGGACAACCTCGTGCTGATCCTGACGCTGCTGATCATCTCGGTCCCGGTGTTCGTCCTCGGCTTCGTCATCAAGACGGTGTTCGCCTTCCAGCTCGGCTGGATCACTCCCAACGTGAGCAACTACCCCACGTGGGACGAACTCCTGGCGCCGGCCGTGGTGCTGGGCTCGCTGTCCCTCGCCTACGTGGCCCGCCTGACCCGTACGTCGATCGCGGAGAACCTGCGTGCCGACTACGTGCGCACGGCCGTGGCCAAGGGTCTTCCGAAGCGCCGCGTCATCGGTGTGCACCTGATGCGCAACTCGCTGATCCCCGTGGCGACCTTCCTCGGTACCGACATCGGCGCCCTGATGGGCGGCGCCGTCGTCACCGAGCGGATCTTCAACGTCAAGGGCGTCGGCGGTCTGATCTACGACTCCCTGGCCCGGCGTGAAGGTGCGACCCTCGTCGGCGTCGTCACCATCCTGGTCGTGGTCTATCTGCTCGCCAGCCTGCTCGTCGACCTCCTCTACGCGGTCCTGGACCCGAGGATCCGGTATGCCTGA
- a CDS encoding ABC transporter permease, whose translation MPDMTKTETATAEENSAPVAPVAAQKPEKARSLWGDAWADLRRNPYFLVSSVLIFFLLLIAVFPSLFTSADPTKGDLVNHFLQKPELGSIGSPDWLGWDGQGRSVYARLIYGTRASLIVAVCVTLIVTLVGGLTGMISGYFGGLTDAIISRITDVFFGIPFLLGSMVVLQAFTNRTVWTVVFALAFLGWTQITRVMRGAVITVKQADYVHAAKALGAGTPRIMLRHILPNAMAPVIVVSTIALGGYIAAEATLSYLGLGLASPSISWGVDISAGSDQIRVAKHILIYPSIMLSITVLAFIMLGEAVRNALDPKLR comes from the coding sequence ATGCCTGATATGACCAAGACCGAAACCGCGACGGCCGAGGAGAACTCGGCCCCCGTCGCCCCCGTAGCGGCGCAGAAGCCCGAGAAGGCGCGCAGCCTGTGGGGGGACGCCTGGGCCGACCTGCGGCGCAACCCCTACTTCCTCGTCTCCTCGGTGCTGATCTTCTTCCTGCTGCTGATCGCCGTCTTCCCGAGCCTGTTCACCAGTGCCGACCCCACCAAGGGCGACCTGGTCAACCACTTCCTCCAGAAGCCCGAGCTCGGCAGCATAGGCTCGCCCGACTGGCTCGGCTGGGACGGCCAGGGGCGCAGCGTCTACGCGCGTCTGATCTACGGCACCCGCGCCTCGCTGATCGTCGCCGTCTGCGTCACCCTGATCGTCACCCTCGTGGGCGGGCTGACGGGGATGATCTCGGGCTACTTCGGCGGCCTGACCGACGCGATCATCTCCCGGATCACCGACGTCTTCTTCGGCATCCCCTTCCTGCTCGGCTCGATGGTCGTCCTCCAGGCGTTCACCAACCGCACCGTGTGGACCGTCGTCTTCGCCCTGGCCTTCCTGGGCTGGACGCAGATCACCCGCGTCATGCGCGGCGCGGTCATCACCGTCAAGCAGGCCGACTACGTGCACGCCGCGAAGGCCCTGGGCGCCGGTACCCCCCGGATCATGCTCCGGCACATCCTGCCGAACGCCATGGCGCCGGTGATCGTGGTCTCCACGATCGCGCTGGGTGGCTACATCGCGGCCGAGGCGACCCTGTCCTACCTGGGTCTGGGTCTCGCGTCGCCGTCCATCTCGTGGGGCGTGGACATCTCCGCCGGTTCCGATCAGATCCGGGTGGCCAAGCACATCCTGATCTACCCCTCGATCATGCTCAGCATCACCGTCCTCGCGTTCATCATGCTCGGCGAAGCGGTCCGCAACGCCCTCGACCCCAAGCTGCGCTGA
- a CDS encoding ABC transporter ATP-binding protein produces the protein MDNTSSVPSPRDGDPQTPLLEVRDLHVEFHTRDGVAKAVNGVNYSVSAGETLAVLGESGSGKSVTAQAIMGILDMPPGKIPQGEIFFRGQDMLKMSFEERRKLRGRKIAMIFQDALSSLNPVLTVGYQLGEMFRVHQGLSKKEARLKAIELMDKVKIPAAKQRVDDYPHHFSGGMRQRIMIAMAIALEPDLIIADEPTTALDVTVQAQVMDLLAELQRELNMGLILITHDLGVVADVADKIAVMYAGRIVETAPVHEIYKRPAHPYTRGLLDSIPRLDQKGQELFAIKGLPPNLLRLPTGCSFSPRCVAAQDICRSEVPALQPVSEQDGTELAGRHSACHFWKEQIHG, from the coding sequence ATGGACAACACCTCCAGCGTTCCCTCTCCGCGTGACGGGGACCCGCAGACGCCGCTCCTCGAAGTGCGCGACCTGCACGTCGAGTTCCACACCCGTGACGGTGTGGCCAAGGCCGTCAACGGCGTCAACTACAGCGTGAGCGCCGGCGAGACCCTCGCCGTACTCGGCGAGTCGGGCTCCGGCAAGTCGGTCACCGCCCAGGCCATCATGGGCATCCTCGACATGCCTCCCGGCAAGATCCCGCAGGGCGAGATCTTCTTCCGCGGCCAGGACATGCTCAAGATGAGCTTCGAAGAGCGGCGCAAGCTCCGCGGCCGGAAGATCGCCATGATCTTCCAGGACGCGCTCTCGTCCCTCAACCCGGTGCTCACCGTCGGCTACCAGCTGGGCGAGATGTTCCGCGTCCATCAGGGCCTGTCGAAGAAGGAAGCCCGGCTCAAGGCCATCGAGCTGATGGACAAGGTGAAGATCCCGGCTGCCAAGCAGCGCGTGGACGATTACCCGCACCACTTCTCCGGTGGCATGCGCCAGCGCATCATGATCGCCATGGCGATCGCGCTGGAGCCGGACCTGATCATCGCCGACGAGCCGACCACGGCCCTGGACGTCACCGTCCAGGCCCAGGTCATGGACCTCCTCGCGGAGCTCCAGCGCGAGCTCAACATGGGTCTGATCCTGATCACCCACGACCTCGGCGTCGTCGCCGACGTCGCGGACAAGATCGCCGTCATGTACGCCGGCCGGATCGTCGAGACCGCTCCGGTCCACGAGATCTACAAGCGCCCGGCGCACCCCTACACCCGCGGCCTGCTCGACTCGATCCCGCGCCTGGACCAGAAGGGCCAGGAGCTCTTCGCGATCAAGGGTCTGCCGCCGAACCTGCTGCGCCTGCCCACGGGCTGCTCGTTCAGCCCGCGCTGCGTCGCCGCGCAGGACATCTGCCGGTCGGAGGTCCCCGCGCTCCAGCCCGTCAGCGAGCAGGACGGCACCGAACTGGCCGGCCGTCACAGCGCGTGCCACTTCTGGAAGGAGCAGATCCATGGCTGA
- a CDS encoding ABC transporter ATP-binding protein, translated as MAELTKNAPERGEPILQVRNLVKHFPLTQGILFKKQVGAVKAVDGISFDLYQGETLGIVGESGCGKSTVAKLLMNLERATAGEVFYKGQDITKLSGRALKAVRRNIQMVFQDPYTSLNPRMTVGDIIGETYDIHPEVAPKGDRRRKVQELLDVVGLNPEYINRYPHQFSGGQRQRIGIARGLALNPEIIICDEPVSALDVSVQAQVINLMENLQEEFNLSYIFIAHDLSIVRHISDRVGVMYLGKMAEIGTDEQIYEHPTHPYTQALLSAVPVPDPEARAHRDRIILTGDVPSPANPPSGCRFRTRCWKAEEKCSVEEPLLAIPERFQGVKSPAAHESACHFAEEKAVLAV; from the coding sequence ATGGCTGAGCTCACCAAGAACGCCCCCGAGCGTGGCGAGCCGATCCTCCAGGTCCGCAACCTGGTCAAGCACTTCCCGCTGACCCAGGGCATCCTGTTCAAGAAGCAGGTCGGTGCGGTCAAGGCGGTCGACGGGATCTCCTTCGACCTGTACCAGGGCGAGACCCTCGGCATCGTCGGCGAGTCCGGCTGTGGCAAGTCCACCGTCGCCAAGCTGCTGATGAACCTGGAGCGCGCCACCGCCGGCGAGGTCTTCTACAAGGGCCAGGACATCACCAAGCTGTCCGGCCGCGCCCTGAAGGCCGTCCGCCGCAACATCCAGATGGTGTTCCAGGACCCGTACACCTCGCTGAACCCGCGCATGACGGTCGGCGACATCATCGGCGAGACCTACGACATCCACCCCGAGGTGGCCCCCAAGGGCGACCGGCGCCGCAAGGTGCAGGAGCTCCTGGACGTCGTCGGTCTCAACCCGGAGTACATCAACCGGTACCCGCACCAGTTCTCCGGCGGCCAGCGCCAGCGCATCGGCATCGCCCGCGGCCTCGCGCTCAACCCGGAGATCATCATCTGCGACGAGCCGGTCTCCGCGCTCGACGTGTCGGTGCAGGCCCAGGTCATCAACCTGATGGAGAACCTGCAGGAGGAGTTCAACCTCTCCTACATCTTCATCGCGCACGACCTCTCCATCGTCCGGCACATCTCGGACCGCGTCGGCGTCATGTACCTCGGCAAGATGGCCGAGATCGGTACGGACGAGCAGATCTACGAGCACCCGACGCACCCGTACACGCAGGCGCTGCTCTCCGCCGTGCCGGTGCCGGACCCCGAGGCCCGCGCGCACCGCGACCGGATCATCCTCACCGGTGACGTACCCTCCCCGGCCAACCCGCCGTCGGGCTGCCGCTTCCGCACCCGCTGCTGGAAGGCCGAGGAGAAGTGCTCCGTGGAGGAGCCGCTGCTCGCGATCCCGGAGCGCTTCCAGGGCGTCAAGTCGCCGGCCGCGCACGAGTCGGCCTGCCACTTCGCCGAGGAGAAGGCCGTCCTGGCCGTCTGA
- a CDS encoding GNAT family N-acetyltransferase codes for MSDLLTVRPAGPSDAGDICGLLNAVDLIEIGRPETDLAAVEADLHHPDVDLARDSWLAFEGGRLVAYALVWADSGPGRVDSEHYVLPGHRTAAVRLLERMEIRARELAAGAPGAWLRLQLNVEPTLDADLLPGRGYRTVRRYQVMTRTLEPDRAAPAPPAGLTLRPCDGDEAERRRAHALIEESFAEHFGHVERPYGPWLDHIDGRGLDWSLVWIASLPALGDVGVLLTRDDRTSMGWLSHLGVVRAARGRGVGGFLLRHGFAAYAARGRSTVGLGVDTANVTGALALYEAHGMTMHYAVNTWEVALHSQG; via the coding sequence ATGAGCGACCTCCTGACCGTACGTCCCGCCGGGCCCTCGGACGCCGGTGACATCTGCGGTCTCCTCAACGCCGTCGACCTCATCGAGATCGGCCGCCCCGAGACCGACCTCGCCGCCGTCGAGGCCGACCTGCACCATCCCGACGTCGATCTCGCACGGGACTCCTGGCTCGCCTTCGAGGGCGGCCGGCTCGTCGCTTACGCCCTGGTGTGGGCCGACTCGGGCCCCGGCCGCGTCGACTCCGAGCACTACGTCCTGCCCGGCCACCGCACGGCCGCCGTCCGGTTGCTGGAGCGGATGGAGATCCGGGCCCGCGAGCTCGCCGCCGGCGCGCCCGGCGCCTGGCTGCGACTCCAGCTCAACGTCGAGCCCACCCTCGACGCCGACCTGCTGCCCGGCCGCGGCTACCGGACCGTGCGCCGCTACCAGGTGATGACCCGCACCCTGGAGCCGGACCGGGCGGCGCCGGCCCCGCCCGCCGGGCTGACCCTGCGCCCCTGCGACGGGGACGAGGCCGAGCGCCGCCGCGCCCACGCCCTGATCGAGGAGAGCTTCGCCGAGCACTTCGGCCACGTGGAGCGCCCCTACGGGCCCTGGCTGGACCACATCGACGGCCGCGGCCTCGACTGGTCACTGGTGTGGATCGCGAGCCTGCCCGCGCTGGGCGACGTAGGGGTCCTGCTGACCCGCGACGACCGCACCAGCATGGGATGGCTCAGCCACCTCGGCGTCGTCAGGGCCGCGCGCGGCCGGGGGGTCGGCGGTTTCCTGCTGCGCCACGGGTTCGCCGCCTACGCGGCGCGCGGCCGCTCCACGGTGGGCCTCGGCGTGGACACGGCCAACGTAACCGGCGCACTCGCGCTGTACGAGGCGCACGGCATGACGATGCACTACGCGGTGAACACCTGGGAGGTCGCTTTGCACTCGCAGGGGTGA
- a CDS encoding peptide ABC transporter substrate-binding protein, with protein sequence MRGATHAKWAACAAAVVLAATACGGGGSDSGGGGGEGIISSSWGDPQNPLEPANTNEVQGGKVLDMLFRGLKRYDPKTGEANNMLAEKIETTDSQNFTITLKDGWKFSNDEPVTAQSFVDAWNYGADVSKKQNNSPFFSDIVGYADVHPASGDPKSKTMSGLVVKDPKTFTVALKEKFSTWPETLGYQAFSPLPKSFFTDHEGWLKKPVGNGPYTVDSYTKGTGMKLRKWDGYTGEDKAVNGGVDLKVYTDNNTAYTDLISGNLDLVDDIPAQQLKNVKNDLGDRYINQPALIIQTLTFPLYDPQWSKEGMEKVRIGISMAINRDEITKQIFKETRTPAKDWTSPALGDKGGFSTTACGEACSFNPAEAKKLIQSGGGLPGGKVTLTSNVDTGSHREWMDAVCNSINNALGEGPVCTVNPIGTFADFRNQQSSFKLTGPFRSGWQADYPLIQNFLEPLYYTGASSNYGKFSNPEFDRLVDEANRESDAAKATAKFREAEKILAAQMPSIPLWYQNGSAGHSERISDVALNQFSVPVYDQIKVS encoded by the coding sequence ATGCGCGGAGCCACCCACGCCAAGTGGGCCGCATGCGCGGCGGCCGTCGTCCTGGCGGCGACGGCCTGCGGCGGCGGCGGAAGCGACAGCGGCGGGGGCGGTGGCGAGGGAATCATCAGTTCCTCGTGGGGTGACCCGCAGAACCCGCTGGAGCCCGCCAACACCAACGAGGTCCAGGGCGGCAAGGTCCTCGACATGCTCTTCCGGGGTCTGAAGCGGTACGACCCGAAGACCGGCGAGGCCAACAACATGCTCGCCGAGAAGATCGAGACCACCGACAGCCAGAACTTCACGATCACGCTGAAGGACGGCTGGAAGTTCAGCAACGACGAGCCGGTCACCGCCCAGTCGTTCGTGGACGCCTGGAACTACGGCGCGGACGTCAGCAAGAAGCAGAACAACTCGCCGTTCTTCTCCGACATCGTCGGCTACGCGGACGTGCACCCCGCGTCGGGCGACCCCAAGTCCAAGACGATGTCCGGCCTGGTCGTCAAGGACCCCAAGACCTTCACGGTCGCGCTCAAGGAGAAGTTCTCCACCTGGCCCGAGACCCTCGGCTACCAGGCGTTCTCCCCGCTGCCCAAGTCCTTCTTCACCGACCACGAGGGCTGGCTGAAGAAGCCCGTCGGCAACGGCCCGTACACGGTGGACTCGTACACCAAGGGCACCGGCATGAAGCTGCGCAAGTGGGACGGCTACACGGGCGAGGACAAGGCGGTCAACGGCGGCGTGGACCTGAAGGTCTACACCGACAACAACACCGCCTACACCGACCTGATCTCCGGCAACCTCGACCTCGTCGACGACATCCCGGCGCAGCAGCTCAAGAACGTCAAGAACGACCTGGGCGACCGCTACATCAACCAGCCGGCCCTGATCATCCAGACCCTCACCTTCCCGCTCTACGACCCCCAGTGGAGCAAGGAGGGCATGGAGAAGGTCCGCATCGGCATCTCGATGGCGATCAACCGCGACGAGATCACCAAGCAGATCTTCAAGGAGACCCGCACCCCGGCCAAGGACTGGACCTCCCCGGCCCTCGGAGACAAGGGCGGCTTCTCCACCACCGCCTGCGGCGAGGCCTGCTCCTTCAACCCCGCCGAGGCCAAGAAGCTCATCCAGTCGGGCGGCGGACTGCCCGGCGGCAAGGTCACGCTGACGTCCAACGTGGACACCGGCTCGCACCGTGAGTGGATGGACGCCGTCTGCAACAGCATCAACAACGCACTGGGCGAAGGACCGGTCTGCACGGTCAACCCGATCGGCACGTTCGCGGACTTCCGCAACCAGCAGAGCTCCTTCAAGCTGACCGGCCCCTTCCGGTCCGGCTGGCAGGCCGACTACCCGCTGATCCAGAACTTCCTGGAGCCGCTGTACTACACCGGCGCCTCCTCGAACTACGGCAAGTTCAGCAACCCGGAGTTCGACAGGCTCGTCGACGAGGCCAACCGGGAGAGCGACGCGGCCAAGGCGACGGCCAAGTTCCGGGAGGCGGAGAAGATCCTCGCCGCCCAGATGCCGTCGATCCCGCTCTGGTACCAGAACGGCAGCGCCGGCCACTCGGAGCGGATCTCCGACGTGGCGCTCAACCAGTTCAGCGTGCCCGTCTACGACCAGATCAAGGTCAGCTGA
- a CDS encoding ABC transporter permease: MGRYVIRRLLQMIPVFIGSTFLIFFMVYALGDPVAALFGDKAPDPATAARIRKDLYLDRPLWEQYLHYMGQIFQGDFGTAFNGQKVTELMATAFPVTLRLTIVAIVIEIVVGITLGVISGLHRGKSVDTSLLVLTLVVISVPTFVTGYLLQFVLGVKWGWVRPTVSPDAPFNELILPGIVLALVSLAYVTRLSRTSIAENVKADYVRTAVAKGLPRRRVITRHLLRNSLIPVVTFIGTDIGALMGGAIVTERIFNIHGVGYQLYQGILRNNSPTVVGFVTILVIVFLLANLLVDLLYAVLDPRIRYA, encoded by the coding sequence ATGGGACGTTATGTGATCCGGCGACTGCTCCAGATGATCCCCGTGTTCATCGGCAGCACGTTCCTGATCTTCTTCATGGTGTACGCGCTCGGTGACCCGGTCGCCGCCCTCTTCGGCGACAAGGCCCCCGACCCCGCCACCGCCGCCCGCATCCGCAAGGACCTCTACCTCGACCGCCCGCTGTGGGAGCAGTACCTGCACTACATGGGCCAGATCTTCCAGGGCGACTTCGGCACGGCCTTCAACGGCCAGAAGGTCACCGAGCTCATGGCCACCGCCTTCCCGGTGACGCTGCGCCTGACCATCGTCGCGATCGTCATCGAGATCGTCGTCGGCATCACCCTCGGCGTGATCAGCGGCCTGCACCGCGGCAAGTCCGTCGACACCAGCCTGCTGGTGCTCACCCTGGTCGTGATCTCGGTGCCGACCTTCGTGACGGGCTACCTGCTGCAGTTCGTCCTCGGCGTCAAATGGGGCTGGGTACGGCCCACGGTCTCCCCGGACGCCCCCTTCAACGAACTGATCCTGCCCGGCATCGTCCTCGCACTGGTCTCCCTCGCCTACGTCACCCGGCTCAGCCGGACCTCGATCGCCGAGAACGTCAAGGCCGACTACGTCCGCACCGCCGTCGCCAAAGGCCTGCCCCGGCGCCGGGTCATCACCCGCCACCTGCTGCGCAACTCGCTGATCCCCGTCGTCACCTTCATCGGCACCGACATCGGCGCCCTGATGGGCGGCGCCATCGTCACCGAGCGGATCTTCAACATCCACGGCGTCGGCTACCAGCTCTACCAGGGCATCCTGCGCAACAACTCCCCGACGGTGGTCGGCTTCGTGACCATCCTCGTCATCGTCTTCCTGCTGGCGAACCTGCTCGTCGACCTGCTCTACGCGGTCCTGGACCCGAGGATCCGTTATGCCTGA
- a CDS encoding ABC transporter permease, which yields MPEPERPAFDPLSPAAHESIAPTGQGGAMDLALEEAESLEKELGGGPAGPQEKARSLWSDAWHQLRRNPVFIVSSLLILFLVVIAIWPQLIASGDPLKCDLSKSQQGSSPGHPFGYDTQGCDVYTRTVYGARASITVGVCATLGAALLGSALGGLAGFFGGWADSLLSRVADIFFGIPVVLGGLVFLSVVTSTTVWPVVGFIVLLGWPQLARIARGSVITAKQNDYVQAARALGAGNGRMLLRHVAPNAIAPVIVVATIALGTYIALEATLSFLGVGLRPPTVSWGIDISNAASQIRNAPHMLLYPAGALSVTVLAFIMLGDAVRDALDPKLR from the coding sequence ATGCCTGAGCCCGAGCGACCCGCCTTCGATCCACTGAGCCCCGCCGCCCACGAGTCCATCGCCCCCACCGGCCAGGGAGGGGCCATGGATCTCGCCCTGGAGGAGGCCGAGAGCCTGGAGAAGGAGCTCGGGGGAGGACCCGCGGGACCGCAGGAGAAGGCGCGGTCGCTGTGGTCCGACGCCTGGCACCAGCTGCGCCGCAACCCCGTCTTCATCGTCAGCAGCCTGCTGATCCTCTTCCTGGTCGTCATCGCGATCTGGCCCCAGCTCATCGCGAGCGGCGACCCCCTCAAGTGCGACCTGTCCAAATCGCAGCAGGGCTCCTCCCCGGGCCACCCCTTCGGCTACGACACCCAGGGCTGCGACGTGTACACCCGTACCGTCTACGGGGCCCGCGCTTCCATCACCGTGGGCGTCTGCGCCACCCTCGGGGCGGCCCTCCTCGGCTCGGCGCTCGGCGGACTCGCCGGGTTCTTCGGCGGCTGGGCCGACTCGCTGCTCTCCCGGGTCGCCGACATCTTCTTCGGCATCCCCGTGGTCCTCGGCGGCCTGGTCTTCCTGTCCGTGGTCACCAGCACCACCGTCTGGCCCGTCGTCGGCTTCATCGTGCTGCTCGGCTGGCCGCAACTGGCCCGCATCGCCCGCGGCTCGGTCATCACCGCCAAACAGAACGACTACGTCCAGGCCGCCCGGGCGCTCGGCGCCGGCAACGGCCGGATGCTGCTGCGGCACGTGGCGCCCAACGCGATCGCGCCCGTCATCGTCGTCGCCACCATCGCCCTGGGCACGTACATCGCCCTGGAGGCGACCCTGTCCTTCCTCGGCGTGGGCCTGCGCCCGCCGACCGTCTCCTGGGGCATCGACATCTCCAACGCCGCCTCCCAGATCCGCAACGCCCCGCACATGCTGCTCTATCCGGCCGGCGCGCTCAGCGTGACCGTGCTCGCGTTCATCATGCTCGGCGACGCGGTGCGCGACGCCCTCGACCCCAAGCTGCGCTGA